A stretch of the Actinotalea sp. JY-7876 genome encodes the following:
- a CDS encoding HNH endonuclease: MSWVRERAAMNGGFLHRQELLGFRIDGRDLPLIDFSRGIRNPASFSSTLSIVATSNGPYDDVESDDGLLHYSYRKGDPWSGDNRKLRTAMETGQPLILFRKEVANYYTPVMPVYVVDDEPESRAFIIALDEAFRFMGDVRSLAEPQREYARRLAKQRLHQPAFRTRVLLAYNTQCSICRLQHGSLLDAAHIVPDSEAHGVPTTPNGLALCKIHHAAYDQNILGVTPDYQVQVRTDVLEEVDGPMLKHGIQEMHGRELTLPTRRADAPDRELLAWRWERFSA; the protein is encoded by the coding sequence ATGAGCTGGGTACGCGAACGTGCCGCGATGAACGGCGGGTTCCTCCACCGGCAGGAGCTCCTGGGTTTCCGGATCGACGGCCGCGACCTTCCGCTCATCGACTTCTCGCGGGGCATCCGCAACCCGGCGTCGTTCAGCTCGACGCTGTCGATCGTCGCGACGTCGAACGGGCCCTACGACGACGTCGAGTCCGACGACGGTCTCCTGCACTACAGCTACCGCAAGGGTGACCCGTGGAGCGGCGACAACCGCAAGCTGCGGACCGCGATGGAGACGGGGCAGCCGCTCATCCTGTTCCGCAAGGAAGTGGCGAACTACTACACGCCCGTGATGCCGGTGTACGTGGTCGACGACGAGCCCGAGAGTCGCGCGTTCATCATCGCGCTCGACGAGGCGTTCCGGTTCATGGGTGACGTGCGGAGCCTCGCGGAGCCGCAGCGCGAGTACGCGCGCCGCCTCGCCAAGCAGCGGCTGCACCAGCCGGCGTTCCGGACGCGGGTGCTGCTCGCGTACAACACGCAGTGCTCGATCTGCCGGCTGCAGCACGGGTCGTTGCTGGACGCGGCGCACATCGTGCCGGACTCGGAGGCGCACGGCGTCCCGACGACACCGAACGGGCTCGCGCTCTGCAAGATCCACCACGCCGCGTACGACCAGAACATCCTCGGGGTGACGCCGGACTACCAGGTGCAGGTGCGGACGGACGTGCTCGAGGAGGTCGACGGGCCGATGCTCAAGCACGGGATCCAGGAGATGCACGGGCGGGAGCTGACGCTGCCGACGCGGCGGGCGGACGCGCCGGATCGGGAGCTGCTGGCGTGGCGGTGGGAGCGGTTCTCGGCGTAG
- a CDS encoding nuclease-related domain-containing DEAD/DEAH box helicase, producing the protein MPAGDSAGAEARRQLALADAHAAAAAEARATAARYGIADVTEKRTAQALAPLAAVGHHLLADRRWPGSRRAQVDLVVVGPGGVFIVDTKAWKDVRIQADRIHRGQDDVTDDVLALADLAYAAEGDLADVGLAPGEVHAVVVLAGRQGINERVGPVCVVGEKDVLRFIAAKGSRLTPTQVDTVLTRALALFPEVNAPAPVSVALPEPVIPTQATASMEPLLSEEDVQSALLEGMLASPIEEWMTFLHPSQAKLVRRSFNGPSRIRGAAGTGKTVVGLHRAAYLARTRPGRVLVTTFVRTLPDVLKQSLHRMAPDVADRVEFVGIHQFALRVLDERGVRLNLNGQKADAAFKVAWERVGAAGRLGTSAMQVRYWKEEVQSVIKGRGITQFDQYADLLRTGRGYRLNLDQRREVWRLYEAYDAELRGQGVCDFADAILLAEAELRREPLTEPYGAVIVDEAQDLSCAMVRMLHGLVGDAPDAFTLIGDGQQSIYPGGYTLGELGISLAGRGVVMDVNYRNTREILEFAQRMVAGDEFSDIEGAVARGDVPGSVPRTGARPVIEQCAGARERGPRMVQRVRHVLGEVGTGPGDIGVLCLSKFAVRDALQALQRAGIPAIDLEKYAGTPVEAVKVGTIKRAKGLEFKQVLLPDVVSADVGNAAPPEDGTERERWDLRRRELYVGMTRARDGLWVGVV; encoded by the coding sequence ATGCCCGCAGGGGACTCAGCCGGCGCAGAGGCGCGCCGCCAGCTCGCACTCGCCGATGCCCACGCCGCCGCGGCAGCGGAAGCCCGCGCCACGGCCGCCCGGTACGGCATCGCCGACGTGACGGAGAAGCGCACCGCGCAAGCCCTCGCCCCGCTCGCCGCCGTCGGCCATCACCTCCTCGCCGACCGCCGCTGGCCCGGCAGCCGCCGCGCCCAGGTCGACCTGGTCGTGGTCGGCCCCGGTGGGGTCTTCATCGTCGACACGAAGGCGTGGAAGGACGTCCGCATCCAGGCCGACCGGATCCACCGCGGCCAGGATGACGTCACCGACGACGTCCTGGCCCTCGCCGACCTCGCGTACGCCGCCGAGGGCGACCTCGCCGACGTGGGCCTCGCTCCGGGCGAGGTGCACGCCGTCGTCGTCCTGGCGGGCCGCCAGGGCATCAACGAGCGCGTCGGTCCGGTGTGCGTCGTCGGCGAGAAGGACGTGCTGCGGTTCATCGCCGCGAAGGGCAGCCGCCTGACACCGACGCAGGTCGACACGGTGCTGACGCGCGCACTGGCCCTGTTCCCTGAGGTGAACGCGCCCGCGCCCGTGAGCGTGGCGCTTCCCGAGCCGGTCATCCCGACCCAGGCGACGGCGTCGATGGAGCCGCTCCTCAGCGAGGAGGACGTCCAGTCGGCGCTGCTCGAGGGGATGCTCGCGAGCCCGATCGAGGAGTGGATGACGTTCCTCCACCCGTCTCAGGCCAAGCTCGTCCGCCGCTCCTTCAACGGCCCTTCGCGCATCCGTGGCGCCGCCGGCACGGGCAAGACCGTCGTCGGCCTCCACCGCGCCGCGTACCTGGCGCGGACGCGACCCGGGAGGGTGCTGGTCACCACCTTCGTCCGGACGCTGCCCGACGTCCTCAAGCAGTCCCTGCATCGCATGGCGCCGGACGTCGCGGATCGCGTCGAGTTCGTCGGCATCCACCAGTTCGCCCTGCGGGTGCTCGACGAGCGCGGCGTGCGCCTCAACCTCAACGGCCAGAAGGCCGACGCCGCGTTCAAGGTCGCCTGGGAGCGTGTCGGCGCGGCCGGACGCCTTGGCACCTCGGCGATGCAGGTGCGCTACTGGAAGGAGGAGGTCCAGAGCGTCATCAAGGGCCGCGGCATCACGCAGTTCGACCAGTACGCCGACCTCCTGCGGACCGGTCGCGGCTACCGCCTGAACCTGGACCAGCGCCGGGAGGTCTGGCGCCTGTACGAGGCCTACGACGCCGAGCTGCGCGGCCAGGGCGTGTGCGACTTCGCCGACGCCATCCTCCTGGCGGAGGCAGAGCTGCGGCGCGAGCCGCTCACCGAGCCGTACGGAGCCGTCATCGTCGACGAGGCGCAGGACCTCAGCTGCGCCATGGTGCGCATGCTCCACGGCCTTGTCGGTGACGCGCCCGACGCCTTCACCCTCATCGGCGACGGCCAGCAGTCCATCTACCCCGGTGGCTACACGCTCGGCGAGCTGGGCATCTCCCTCGCCGGCCGCGGCGTCGTCATGGACGTCAACTACCGCAACACCCGCGAGATCCTCGAGTTCGCGCAGCGCATGGTCGCCGGCGACGAGTTCTCGGACATCGAGGGAGCGGTCGCGCGCGGCGACGTGCCGGGCAGCGTCCCGCGCACCGGCGCCCGGCCGGTGATTGAGCAGTGTGCCGGCGCGCGGGAGCGGGGGCCTCGCATGGTGCAGCGCGTCCGCCACGTCCTCGGCGAGGTCGGCACGGGCCCGGGCGACATCGGCGTCCTGTGCCTGAGCAAGTTCGCCGTGCGCGACGCGCTCCAGGCGCTCCAGCGCGCGGGGATCCCGGCGATCGATCTCGAGAAGTACGCCGGCACACCCGTCGAGGCCGTCAAGGTCGGCACGATCAAGCGGGCCAAGGGGCTGGAGTTCAAGCAGGTGCTCCTGCCCGACGTCGTCTCGGCCGACGTCGGCAACGCCGCA
- a CDS encoding exonuclease domain-containing protein, producing the protein MAGYAVVDVETTGLFPGAHDRIVEIAVVHVDPGGAIEESWTTLLNPGRDLGPQHVHGISAADVLSAPTFAQVAGDLADRLAGRTFVAHNAHFDRRFVHTEFASAGWDVPITADRCLCTMQWAGRLLPGAPRALAGCCSHLGIPLTEAHTALADATATAHLLGAYLGIRDPAPWHDVVVDASSTPWPPIARQPFTAAQRGAARSRQVPFLKRLADRLPSAGDTLEQEQYLALLDRALLDRFLSVREQDGLVSLAVELGIDRATARDLHVGYYEALARVAWADGLLSDDEKGDLNAVGALLGLDQAEMAEALIIATAEVTSGATGPPTHRVTTFRLRPGDLVVFTGDMAVPRETWMERAQAVGLVPWSGVTKKVALVVAADPDSLSGKARKAADYGIPIVTEQAFEQMLATLTT; encoded by the coding sequence ATGGCCGGTTATGCCGTCGTCGACGTGGAGACGACCGGGCTCTTTCCGGGAGCGCATGATCGCATCGTCGAGATCGCGGTCGTGCACGTGGACCCCGGCGGGGCCATCGAGGAGTCGTGGACGACGTTGCTCAACCCCGGGCGCGACCTCGGACCGCAGCACGTCCACGGCATCAGCGCCGCAGACGTGCTGAGCGCCCCGACGTTCGCCCAGGTCGCCGGTGACCTCGCCGATCGCCTCGCGGGCCGTACCTTCGTCGCGCACAACGCGCACTTCGATCGGCGCTTCGTCCACACGGAGTTCGCGAGCGCCGGGTGGGATGTCCCCATCACTGCGGACCGGTGCCTCTGCACCATGCAGTGGGCCGGACGTCTGCTCCCCGGTGCACCGCGCGCGCTCGCCGGGTGCTGCTCGCATCTCGGCATCCCTCTCACCGAAGCGCACACCGCGCTCGCCGACGCCACCGCTACTGCGCACCTGCTGGGCGCCTATCTCGGGATACGTGACCCTGCGCCGTGGCACGACGTCGTCGTCGACGCGAGCTCCACCCCCTGGCCGCCCATCGCGCGCCAGCCCTTCACCGCTGCCCAGCGCGGGGCGGCGCGGTCGAGGCAGGTCCCCTTCCTCAAGCGACTGGCCGACCGGCTGCCGAGTGCGGGCGACACGCTGGAGCAGGAGCAGTACCTGGCACTGCTCGACCGCGCGCTGCTGGACCGGTTCCTGTCCGTCCGTGAGCAGGATGGGCTCGTCTCTCTCGCCGTCGAGCTCGGGATCGACCGGGCCACCGCGCGCGACCTGCATGTCGGCTACTACGAGGCGTTGGCGCGAGTCGCGTGGGCGGACGGTCTGCTCTCGGACGACGAGAAGGGAGATCTGAACGCGGTTGGAGCCTTGCTTGGCCTTGACCAGGCGGAGATGGCAGAGGCGCTCATCATCGCTACGGCGGAGGTGACGTCCGGCGCCACGGGGCCGCCCACGCATCGGGTCACTACTTTCCGGCTGCGCCCGGGCGACCTCGTGGTGTTCACGGGCGACATGGCGGTGCCGCGCGAGACTTGGATGGAGCGCGCCCAGGCAGTTGGCCTCGTTCCCTGGTCCGGCGTAACCAAGAAGGTGGCGCTCGTGGTGGCCGCCGACCCGGATTCGCTCTCGGGAAAGGCGCGTAAGGCCGCCGACTACGGCATCCCGATTGTGACCGAGCAGGCATTCGAACAGATGCTGGCGACACTCACGACGTGA